From the Equus quagga isolate Etosha38 chromosome 16, UCLA_HA_Equagga_1.0, whole genome shotgun sequence genome, one window contains:
- the LOC124228196 gene encoding putative peptidyl-tRNA hydrolase PTRHD1: MLRKNLSQALFSWQVDTLVAQACHTATAHSCLPRQEPEHVLKVILETPEEMALKELAETLQQNIDHMLWLEQRENITTCIALRPYSKGEVTQYVEKFQLFK, encoded by the coding sequence ATGTTACGAAAGAATCTATCGCAGGCTCTGTTCTCCTGGCAAGTGGACACGTTGGTAGCACAGGCTTGTCACACAGCCACCGCACACAGCTGCTTACCCCGCCAGGAGCCAGAGCATGTGCTCAAGGTGATCCTTGAGACCCCAGAGGAGATGGCCCTAAAGGAGCTGGCTGAGACCCTGCAACAGAACATTGACCACatgctgtggctggagcagagggagaatATCACCACTTGCATTGCGCTGAGGCCCTACTCCAAGGGAGAAGTGACCCAGTATGTGGAGAAGTTCCAATTATTCAAATGA